A window of the Desulfobacula toluolica Tol2 genome harbors these coding sequences:
- a CDS encoding PstS family phosphate ABC transporter substrate-binding protein yields the protein MKKTLFTALSLLFVISISNVWAGSSRDYISIVGSSTVYPFATVVAEKFGKSTKYKTPKIESTGSGGGHKLFGAGVGVQHPDITNSSRRIKKSEFEKASKNGVAAIIEVKIGYDGIVVANSKKAGALKLTRKDLFLALAEQVPNPDGSDTLIANPYKTWNDVNSSLPNTKIEVLGPPPTSGTRDAFVELAMEGGAKKFGFIKAMKKTDKKKYKSVCHTVREDGAYIEAGENDNLIVQKLDSNPNALGIFGFSFLDQNTDKIQGSFIDGVQPTFNAIADGSYPVSRPLFFYVKKAHVDKIPGISEYLKEFTSEKAWGDEGYLTDKGLIPMPEAERKKYSNAVANLTPLSIDDL from the coding sequence ATGAAAAAAACGTTATTCACCGCTCTATCCCTCTTGTTTGTTATTAGTATCAGTAATGTGTGGGCCGGTTCTTCAAGAGATTATATTTCGATTGTCGGCTCTTCAACGGTTTATCCGTTTGCAACTGTTGTTGCTGAAAAATTTGGCAAATCCACCAAGTACAAGACACCTAAAATTGAATCCACAGGTTCAGGCGGCGGACACAAATTGTTTGGAGCAGGTGTCGGCGTTCAGCACCCGGATATTACCAATTCGTCCAGAAGAATTAAAAAATCTGAATTTGAAAAAGCCAGTAAAAATGGTGTTGCTGCTATTATTGAGGTCAAGATCGGTTATGACGGCATCGTGGTTGCCAATTCTAAAAAAGCAGGTGCATTAAAATTAACCCGTAAAGATCTTTTTCTTGCCCTTGCAGAGCAAGTTCCCAATCCTGACGGAAGTGACACATTGATTGCTAATCCATACAAAACCTGGAATGATGTTAACTCTTCTCTTCCCAATACAAAAATTGAAGTTTTAGGACCGCCTCCAACATCAGGAACAAGGGATGCATTTGTTGAGCTTGCCATGGAAGGCGGAGCAAAAAAGTTTGGTTTTATCAAGGCAATGAAAAAGACGGACAAGAAAAAATATAAATCTGTCTGCCATACTGTTCGTGAAGACGGTGCATATATTGAAGCCGGTGAAAACGATAACCTTATCGTTCAAAAACTTGACTCTAATCCCAATGCTTTGGGGATTTTTGGTTTCAGTTTTCTTGACCAGAATACGGACAAGATTCAAGGGTCTTTTATTGATGGTGTTCAACCGACATTTAATGCCATTGCAGACGGGTCTTATCCTGTGTCGCGTCCTTTATTCTTTTATGTAAAAAAAGCCCATGTGGATAAAATTCCTGGAATCAGTGAATATCTCAAGGAATTTACAAGTGAAAAAGCCTGGGGTGATGAAGGGTATTTGACAGACAAAGGACTGATTCCCATGCCTGAAGCTGAAAGAAAAAAATATTCAAATGCGGTTGCAAATTTAACACCGTTGTCAATAGACGATTTATAG
- the pstA gene encoding phosphate ABC transporter permease PstA produces the protein MVRSNKSAQSGESVRSIDIVQKGLSKRYNKEKRFKLYGLSAIVLSLICLALLFVSIFANGYTAFQQTFIEIEVFIDPEYIDNNNLAASDFHGMVKASLRSAFPEVTSRQDKKKLYGLVSSGASYDLQDLVKENPDIIGKTLRVWVPADDDVDMFFKGHIKRDGPEVDRRLKDNQISWIDAFEQQGRIRKQFNTTFFTAGDSREPELAGICGAATGSFFTLLITLVLSFPIGVASAVYLEEFAPTNRWTDLIEVNINNLAAVPSIVFGLLGLAVFLNFFGLPRSAPLVGGFVLTLMTLPTIIIAGRASLKSVPPSIREAALGVGASKTQMITHHVLPLALPGMLTGTIIGMAQALGETAPLLMIGMVAFIVDIPGGVTDPSTVLPVQIFLWADSPERAFLERTSAAIMVLLLFLITMNSLAVVLRKKFERRW, from the coding sequence TTGGTACGGTCAAATAAGTCAGCACAGTCAGGTGAGTCAGTACGGTCGATTGATATTGTCCAGAAGGGCCTGAGCAAACGATATAACAAAGAAAAGCGTTTTAAACTGTATGGTCTGTCGGCCATTGTTCTGAGTTTGATCTGTCTTGCATTGCTTTTTGTCAGTATCTTTGCCAATGGGTATACGGCGTTTCAACAGACTTTTATTGAGATAGAAGTCTTTATTGATCCGGAATATATTGATAACAATAATTTGGCGGCATCAGATTTCCATGGGATGGTCAAGGCATCCCTTAGAAGCGCTTTTCCTGAAGTGACATCCCGGCAAGACAAGAAAAAACTTTATGGTCTGGTCAGCTCAGGCGCATCATATGATTTGCAGGATCTTGTCAAAGAAAATCCTGATATAATCGGCAAAACCTTGCGTGTATGGGTTCCGGCGGATGATGATGTGGATATGTTTTTTAAGGGGCATATTAAAAGGGATGGGCCGGAGGTTGATCGTCGTTTGAAAGATAATCAGATATCCTGGATTGATGCATTTGAACAACAAGGCAGGATAAGAAAGCAGTTTAATACGACATTTTTCACGGCAGGAGACTCAAGAGAACCTGAACTGGCAGGTATTTGCGGGGCTGCAACAGGATCTTTTTTTACCCTTTTGATCACCTTGGTGCTGTCTTTTCCCATTGGTGTTGCATCTGCTGTTTACTTGGAAGAGTTTGCACCTACAAACCGCTGGACAGACCTGATTGAAGTGAATATCAACAATCTTGCCGCCGTACCTTCCATTGTTTTCGGATTGCTGGGACTGGCGGTTTTTCTTAATTTCTTTGGTTTGCCACGGTCTGCACCCCTGGTGGGCGGGTTTGTTCTGACCTTGATGACTTTGCCAACAATTATTATTGCCGGCAGGGCATCTTTGAAATCCGTACCTCCATCCATACGAGAAGCAGCTTTGGGTGTGGGCGCTTCAAAAACTCAGATGATAACACATCATGTTTTGCCACTGGCATTGCCGGGCATGCTGACCGGAACCATCATCGGCATGGCTCAGGCCCTTGGTGAAACCGCACCGCTTCTCATGATCGGCATGGTTGCATTTATTGTGGATATTCCGGGGGGAGTTACAGATCCTTCAACTGTTTTACCGGTACAGATCTTTTTATGGGCTGACAGTCCGGAAAGAGCATTTTTAGAAAGAACTTCTGCTGCAATCATGGTTTTGCTGTTGTTTTTGATTACCATGAATTCATTGGCAGTTGTTTTGAGAAAGAAATTTGAAAGACGATGGTAA
- the pstC gene encoding phosphate ABC transporter permease subunit PstC has product MTPLHLLITLLLLSMIGYYLGKKRSFFVVKESGGPKFLHSRPGYYGALTALWCGIPAVLVFSFWLAFEPTLIAQMVLSHLPVEIKSLPKDQLTLTMNDIKNLVNGNIVSIEVNPAIQKASEHYQHLQFVSHAALTVIAIVIAIAGLVYVQKLITPELRARNHVEKVLKWVLIACSTIAIFTTIGIVLSVLYEAIRFFKIIPITQFLFGLEWSPQMAIRSDQVGSSGAFGAIPVFAGTLLISAIAMFVAVPVGLMSAIYLSEYANKKFRAVAKPLLEILAGIPTVVYGFFAALVVAPAIRNAGAAAGLDVSSESALAAGLVMGVMIIPFVSSLSDDVINAVPQSLRDGAYGLGSTQSETIRQVILPAALPGIVGGVLLAVSRAIGETMIVVMAAGLSANLTMNPLKTVTTVTVQIVTLLVGDQEFDSPKTLAAFALGLMLFVTTLILNVIALIVVRKYREQYE; this is encoded by the coding sequence TTGACACCGTTACATTTGCTGATAACATTATTGCTGCTTTCAATGATAGGCTATTATCTGGGTAAAAAACGCTCTTTTTTCGTTGTGAAAGAAAGCGGCGGGCCAAAATTTTTGCATTCCAGGCCGGGATATTATGGTGCTTTAACAGCGCTTTGGTGTGGTATTCCGGCTGTGCTGGTTTTTTCATTCTGGCTGGCATTTGAACCGACTTTAATCGCACAAATGGTTCTGTCTCATTTGCCTGTTGAAATAAAATCGCTTCCCAAAGACCAATTAACTTTGACCATGAACGATATCAAAAACCTGGTAAACGGGAATATTGTTTCAATAGAAGTCAATCCCGCCATTCAAAAGGCTTCGGAACATTATCAGCATCTGCAATTTGTCAGTCATGCTGCACTCACCGTTATTGCCATTGTCATTGCCATTGCAGGGCTTGTATACGTTCAAAAATTAATTACCCCTGAGTTAAGAGCCAGAAATCATGTGGAAAAGGTTCTTAAATGGGTTTTGATCGCCTGCTCAACCATTGCGATTTTTACCACCATTGGTATTGTTTTGTCTGTTCTTTATGAGGCCATCCGGTTTTTTAAAATAATTCCCATTACGCAATTTTTGTTTGGACTGGAATGGAGTCCCCAGATGGCGATCCGTTCGGATCAGGTGGGATCATCCGGTGCTTTTGGTGCCATACCGGTTTTTGCAGGCACGCTTTTAATTTCGGCTATTGCCATGTTTGTTGCCGTACCTGTAGGGCTTATGTCTGCGATTTATCTGTCGGAATATGCAAATAAAAAATTCAGGGCAGTGGCAAAGCCTTTATTGGAAATACTGGCAGGTATACCCACTGTTGTATATGGTTTTTTCGCCGCTCTGGTGGTGGCGCCCGCCATTCGAAATGCCGGTGCTGCTGCAGGGCTTGATGTATCAAGTGAAAGTGCCTTGGCAGCAGGCCTTGTCATGGGGGTTATGATCATTCCCTTTGTTTCATCACTTTCAGATGACGTGATCAATGCTGTTCCACAGTCATTGAGGGACGGTGCATACGGGCTTGGTTCCACACAGTCGGAAACCATCCGGCAGGTTATTTTGCCTGCAGCCCTTCCAGGAATTGTCGGCGGTGTTCTTCTGGCTGTTTCCAGAGCCATTGGCGAGACCATGATTGTTGTGATGGCAGCGGGTTTGTCCGCCAATTTAACGATGAATCCATTGAAAACCGTTACAACGGTTACTGTGCAAATTGTAACGCTTCTGGTTGGTGATCAGGAATTTGACAGCCCTAAAACTCTTGCTGCATTTGCTTTGGGCTTGATGCTGTTTGTAACAACTCTGATTTTAAATGTCATTGCATTGATTGTGGTTCGAAAATACAGGGAGCAGTATGAATAA